In Halobaculum rubrum, the following are encoded in one genomic region:
- a CDS encoding nicotinamide-nucleotide adenylyltransferase → MRGFYIGRFQPYHNGHHHMVEEIADEVDELVLGIGSAGDSHTQRNPFTAGERVMMVTKALADLDVTTYVVPIEDLERNSVWVSHVRSMSPKFDVAYSNNPLVVRLFEEAGVEVRSSPMFRREVLEGSELRQRMIRGDGWEELVPAEVAETIAEIDGVDRIRQVSSSDANGSGDSLDFDHESSSADPA, encoded by the coding sequence ATGCGGGGGTTCTACATCGGGCGGTTCCAGCCGTACCACAACGGCCACCACCACATGGTCGAGGAGATCGCCGACGAGGTGGACGAACTCGTCTTAGGCATCGGCTCCGCGGGCGACTCACACACCCAACGAAACCCGTTCACCGCCGGCGAGCGCGTCATGATGGTGACGAAAGCGCTGGCGGATCTGGACGTGACCACCTACGTGGTTCCGATCGAGGACCTGGAGCGCAACTCGGTGTGGGTGAGCCACGTCCGGTCAATGTCGCCGAAGTTCGACGTGGCGTACTCGAACAATCCCCTCGTGGTCCGCCTGTTCGAGGAGGCCGGCGTCGAGGTGCGCTCCTCCCCGATGTTCCGGCGCGAGGTACTGGAGGGAAGCGAGCTCCGCCAGCGCATGATCCGCGGCGACGGCTGGGAGGAGCTCGTCCCCGCCGAGGTGGCCGAGACGATCGCCGAGATCGACGGCGTCGACCGCATCCGACAGGTGTCGTCCTCCGACGCCAACGGATCGGGTGACTCCCTCGATTTCGACCACGAGAGCTCGTCGGCCGACCCGGCGTGA
- a CDS encoding SAM hydrolase/SAM-dependent halogenase family protein — protein MLTLASDFGSPYPAAMKGVLRSHGITDLVDVAHDLPQGDPRAAAFWLRFVLPEFPPGVHLVVVDPGVGTDRAAVCVRAGDHALVGPDNGCLLPPARALADASVAPDTDPAEAIEVFAVEDDDPRSSTFHGRDVFAPAAARVHEAGVDGIGSLDGFVPVDDYDDYAIPTAWVEAETAAGEVLVVDDFGNAVTNVPGSFLDGRVGEPIAVETAAGTRAVPVVETFADVDKHDPLVTVGSHGFVECDANQGRGDEAFDLAPGRAVTLSFEEAVAATVPTD, from the coding sequence ATGCTGACGCTCGCCTCCGACTTCGGCTCGCCGTACCCCGCCGCGATGAAAGGTGTGCTCAGATCGCATGGTATCACGGACCTCGTCGACGTGGCCCACGACCTCCCGCAGGGCGACCCCCGCGCGGCCGCGTTCTGGCTCCGCTTCGTCCTCCCGGAGTTCCCCCCGGGCGTTCACCTCGTCGTCGTCGATCCCGGCGTCGGCACCGACCGCGCGGCCGTCTGCGTCCGCGCCGGCGACCACGCGCTCGTCGGCCCCGACAACGGCTGCCTGCTCCCGCCGGCGAGGGCGCTGGCCGACGCTAGCGTCGCCCCCGACACCGATCCCGCGGAGGCGATCGAGGTGTTCGCGGTCGAGGACGACGACCCGCGATCCAGCACGTTTCACGGACGCGACGTGTTCGCGCCGGCGGCCGCCCGCGTCCACGAGGCCGGCGTCGACGGGATCGGGTCGCTCGACGGGTTCGTCCCGGTCGACGACTACGACGACTACGCGATCCCGACCGCGTGGGTGGAAGCCGAGACGGCCGCCGGCGAGGTGCTCGTCGTCGACGACTTCGGCAACGCCGTCACGAACGTCCCCGGCTCGTTCCTCGACGGCCGCGTCGGCGAGCCGATCGCCGTCGAGACCGCCGCCGGGACCCGAGCGGTGCCCGTCGTCGAGACGTTCGCCGACGTGGACAAACACGACCCGCTGGTCACCGTCGGCAGCCACGGCTTCGTCGAGTGTGACGCGAACCAGGGGCGCGGCGACGAAGCGTTCGATCTGGCGCCGGGGCGGGCCGTGACCCTCTCGTTCGAGGAGGCCGTCGCGGCGACGGTCCCGACGGACTGA
- a CDS encoding trimeric intracellular cation channel family protein → MNLVGLLAFAVAGSLKGADADLDPFGVATLGVLTALGGGTIRDVLVGRVPAALRSTGDVLVVLAGVGVGLLVAWALSGGTGRVRDHPAFLVADAVGLAAFAASGAAVGADAGLSAFGIVVTATLTGVGGGSLSDLLLARVPVVLREDVYATPALLGGVAYVVAAAVGVRGATATLGVAVGVFALRVVAVRRGWSLPRV, encoded by the coding sequence ATGAACCTCGTCGGACTGCTGGCGTTCGCGGTCGCGGGCTCGCTCAAGGGCGCCGACGCGGACCTCGACCCGTTCGGCGTCGCGACGCTGGGCGTCCTCACCGCGCTCGGCGGCGGCACCATCCGCGACGTGCTCGTCGGCCGCGTCCCCGCCGCGCTCCGCTCGACGGGCGACGTGCTCGTCGTCCTCGCGGGCGTCGGCGTCGGCCTCCTCGTCGCGTGGGCGCTGTCCGGGGGAACCGGCCGTGTCCGCGACCACCCGGCGTTCCTCGTCGCCGACGCCGTCGGGCTCGCCGCCTTCGCCGCCTCCGGCGCGGCCGTCGGCGCCGACGCCGGCCTCTCGGCGTTCGGTATCGTCGTCACCGCGACGCTCACCGGCGTCGGCGGCGGCTCCCTGTCGGACCTGTTACTCGCGAGGGTTCCCGTCGTGCTCCGGGAGGACGTCTACGCGACGCCCGCGCTGCTCGGCGGCGTCGCCTACGTCGTCGCCGCGGCGGTCGGGGTTCGCGGCGCGACGGCGACGCTCGGCGTCGCAGTCGGCGTGTTCGCCCTCCGAGTTGTCGCGGTACGGCGCGGGTGGTCGCTGCCGAGGGTCTGA
- a CDS encoding amidohydrolase family protein, whose translation MLELEHGFRAVDVHARLDPDDGAVVASRGRDISPERLQREMHQAGVVQSAVAPGPRPAGEGYLRANNAVARLSVDRPFRAMARLNGPRDPGDSAVSRLRNLTAAPADHHTDPGDVEQYAYDSRLHGFVLDPVNDGLPTEATLEQIAAADEPVLVHAGRGYPPDAVAETVLSYGFPTILSSFGGYPLDRALMDEALELLDSYDDLYLDTAFVRFRDVLERGLLEHPDRVLFGSGAPDTHPDVGVMEVLTLDVPEDLLDRALSKNAARVIEGLAPGADA comes from the coding sequence ATGCTGGAGTTGGAGCACGGGTTCCGCGCGGTCGACGTGCACGCCCGCCTCGATCCCGACGACGGAGCGGTTGTCGCCTCCCGCGGGCGCGACATCTCCCCCGAGCGGCTCCAGCGCGAGATGCACCAGGCGGGCGTCGTGCAGTCGGCGGTCGCGCCGGGGCCGCGCCCGGCGGGCGAGGGGTACCTCCGCGCAAACAACGCCGTCGCACGCCTCTCGGTCGACCGACCGTTCCGCGCGATGGCCCGGCTGAACGGTCCCCGCGATCCCGGCGACTCCGCGGTCTCCCGGCTGCGAAACCTCACCGCCGCTCCCGCGGATCACCACACCGACCCCGGCGACGTGGAGCAGTACGCCTACGACAGCCGCCTCCACGGCTTCGTGCTCGACCCGGTGAACGACGGACTCCCCACGGAGGCGACGCTCGAACAGATCGCGGCCGCCGACGAGCCCGTGCTCGTGCACGCCGGACGCGGCTATCCGCCCGACGCCGTCGCCGAGACGGTGCTGTCGTACGGCTTCCCGACGATCCTCTCGTCGTTCGGCGGCTACCCGCTCGATCGGGCGCTGATGGACGAGGCGCTGGAGCTGTTGGACTCCTACGACGACCTCTACCTCGACACGGCGTTCGTTCGGTTCCGGGACGTCCTCGAACGCGGCCTGCTGGAGCATCCCGACCGCGTCCTGTTCGGCTCGGGCGCGCCCGACACCCATCCCGACGTGGGCGTGATGGAGGTGCTCACGCTCGACGTGCCCGAGGACCTGCTCGACCGCGCGCTCTCGAAGAACGCCGCGCGCGTCATCGAGGGACTGGCGCCCGGCGCCGACGCCTGA
- a CDS encoding glycosyltransferase family 2 protein, with the protein MELSVVVPTLNGRERLATALDALAAVAPDVEVIVVNGPSADGTTGMVRDRDDVDVLVEIAARNVNVARNAGLEVADGDAVAFLGYDYEPEPGWREAVDEAFAEGASVVTGPLRRTVRGGATSDGLERRRIADREVSYFNGRNVVLARPVLEELDGFDEYLETGGARDAAHRLAGMDVDVTWSAAVAARRRTEATDGGIERRDLGWKYRALAYRLTKNYGIRPTVLRRTIGHAAGDAAGAMRDVLGGDATPTSWVRNGRDVVAGISAGASDGLVARARDRSPKRNPNGVTARADRAVARYDRRTD; encoded by the coding sequence ATGGAGCTCTCGGTGGTCGTCCCGACACTCAACGGTCGGGAGAGGCTGGCGACCGCCCTCGACGCGCTGGCGGCCGTCGCGCCGGACGTGGAGGTGATCGTCGTGAACGGCCCCTCCGCCGACGGGACGACCGGGATGGTTCGCGACCGCGACGACGTGGACGTCCTCGTCGAGATCGCGGCGCGCAACGTGAACGTCGCCCGCAACGCGGGCCTCGAGGTGGCCGACGGGGACGCGGTCGCGTTCCTCGGCTACGACTACGAGCCGGAGCCGGGGTGGCGCGAGGCCGTCGACGAGGCGTTCGCCGAGGGTGCGTCCGTCGTCACCGGACCGCTTCGGCGGACGGTGCGCGGCGGCGCGACCAGCGACGGGCTGGAGCGTCGACGCATCGCCGACCGGGAGGTGTCGTACTTCAACGGCCGCAACGTCGTCCTCGCGCGGCCCGTGCTGGAGGAGTTGGACGGCTTCGACGAGTACCTCGAGACCGGCGGCGCCCGCGACGCCGCACACCGCCTCGCGGGGATGGACGTGGACGTGACCTGGAGCGCCGCTGTCGCGGCTCGACGCCGCACGGAGGCCACCGACGGGGGGATCGAGCGCCGCGATCTCGGGTGGAAGTATCGAGCGCTCGCGTACCGGCTCACGAAGAACTACGGGATTCGCCCGACGGTGTTGCGCCGGACGATCGGCCACGCCGCCGGCGACGCCGCGGGCGCGATGCGTGACGTGCTCGGCGGCGACGCGACCCCCACCTCGTGGGTGCGAAACGGGCGCGACGTGGTCGCGGGGATCTCCGCGGGCGCGTCGGACGGGCTCGTCGCTCGTGCGCGCGATCGCTCCCCGAAGCGGAACCCGAACGGTGTCACCGCGCGTGCCGACCGGGCCGTCGCGCGGTACGACCGACGAACGGACTAG
- a CDS encoding MarR family transcriptional regulator has protein sequence MSTSTADPDAADALTDTEYRDLLSDLPPSAKLVAKVLEGDAPLSQGQLAEESLLPDRTVRYALNRLEEQGLVGSRYSFKDARKQVYYLNR, from the coding sequence ATGAGCACCAGTACCGCGGACCCGGACGCCGCAGACGCGCTCACCGACACCGAATATCGCGATCTCCTCAGCGATCTGCCGCCGAGCGCGAAGCTCGTCGCCAAGGTTCTCGAGGGCGACGCGCCGCTCTCGCAGGGCCAACTGGCCGAGGAGTCGCTGCTCCCCGACCGCACCGTACGCTACGCGCTCAACCGGCTGGAAGAGCAGGGGCTCGTCGGCTCGCGCTACTCGTTCAAGGACGCGCGCAAGCAGGTCTACTACCTGAACCGCTGA
- a CDS encoding PPOX class F420-dependent oxidoreductase: protein MIPESHVDIFESESFAHLSTVMPDGTPQVTPVWVDHEDREYVLVNTARGRRKERNIRNNPKVGLSVTDPDDPYRYVSVMGEAELTEEGAVEHIDELAKRYFDVDEYPHHGEESGPRVIVRIPTEKITTSG, encoded by the coding sequence GTGATTCCCGAGTCGCACGTCGACATCTTCGAGTCGGAGTCGTTCGCTCACCTCTCCACGGTCATGCCCGACGGCACGCCCCAGGTCACGCCGGTGTGGGTCGACCACGAGGACCGCGAGTACGTGCTCGTGAACACCGCCCGCGGGCGCCGCAAGGAACGAAACATCCGGAACAACCCGAAGGTCGGGCTCTCCGTCACCGACCCCGACGACCCGTACCGCTACGTGTCGGTCATGGGCGAGGCCGAACTCACGGAGGAAGGTGCCGTCGAACACATCGACGAACTGGCGAAGCGCTACTTCGACGTCGACGAGTACCCCCACCACGGCGAGGAGTCCGGACCGCGCGTCATCGTCCGCATTCCGACGGAGAAGATCACCACCAGCGGATGA
- a CDS encoding class I SAM-dependent methyltransferase: MKGQEWYQADSVAEEYDDKRFSKGGRLIDRREKRAVLEALGPVEDERVLEIACGTGRFTVMLAERGADIVGLDISDAMLAQGREKARRAGLESTVEFMRGDAARLPFPDDHFDAVFAMRFFHLADTPAKFLAEMARVSKDVVFFDTFRGSSFRVLYNWALPMGSRLYGREEVDRLVDGAGLRLRRADHDFVFPYGFYREVPNAVADPFWSLDRTIGGNAIGEKLSSVSYWTAEV, from the coding sequence GTGAAGGGCCAGGAGTGGTACCAGGCCGACTCGGTCGCCGAGGAGTACGACGACAAGCGGTTCTCGAAGGGCGGACGACTCATCGACCGCCGCGAGAAGCGTGCCGTACTCGAGGCGCTCGGGCCGGTCGAGGACGAGCGTGTGCTCGAGATCGCCTGCGGCACCGGACGGTTCACCGTGATGCTCGCCGAGCGGGGCGCCGACATCGTCGGCCTCGACATCTCCGACGCGATGCTGGCGCAGGGTCGCGAGAAGGCGCGCCGAGCCGGCCTGGAGTCGACCGTCGAGTTCATGCGTGGCGACGCCGCCCGGCTGCCGTTCCCCGACGATCACTTCGACGCCGTGTTCGCGATGCGCTTTTTCCACCTCGCGGACACGCCCGCGAAGTTCCTCGCGGAGATGGCGCGCGTCTCGAAGGACGTCGTCTTCTTCGACACGTTCCGCGGATCCTCCTTCCGCGTGCTGTACAACTGGGCGTTGCCGATGGGCTCGCGACTGTACGGGCGAGAGGAGGTCGATCGGCTCGTCGACGGCGCCGGCCTGCGTCTCCGCCGCGCCGATCACGACTTCGTGTTCCCGTACGGCTTCTACCGCGAGGTTCCCAACGCCGTCGCCGACCCGTTCTGGTCGCTCGATCGGACCATCGGAGGCAACGCGATCGGGGAGAAACTCTCGTCGGTCTCCTACTGGACCGCCGAGGTCTGA
- a CDS encoding universal stress protein, with amino-acid sequence MATTSSSIDTADERAVESSASPVGGFDRVLLAVDDDTNERVHEVAVSLAAAHGAELDALSVVPMDASVDHWDMVVERREDEAETALDAVGDAGRAADLPVRKRLRYGTPAEEIGVYADGNDVDLVVVAEPDRSGLTRLFSPSNLASNVRDATDVPVVSVPTNE; translated from the coding sequence ATGGCAACTACGAGTTCGAGTATCGACACGGCGGACGAGCGGGCGGTCGAATCGAGTGCGTCACCGGTCGGCGGGTTCGACCGCGTGCTTCTCGCGGTCGACGACGATACGAACGAACGGGTACACGAGGTAGCAGTCTCGTTGGCGGCCGCACACGGCGCGGAGTTGGACGCGCTGTCGGTCGTCCCGATGGACGCGTCGGTGGACCACTGGGACATGGTCGTCGAGCGGCGCGAGGACGAGGCGGAGACGGCGCTCGACGCCGTCGGCGACGCCGGTCGAGCGGCGGACCTCCCGGTACGCAAACGACTCCGCTACGGCACGCCGGCCGAGGAGATCGGCGTGTACGCCGACGGCAACGACGTCGACCTCGTCGTCGTCGCCGAGCCGGACCGGAGCGGGCTCACGCGGTTGTTCTCCCCGTCGAATCTGGCGAGCAACGTACGGGATGCGACTGACGTGCCGGTGGTGTCCGTGCCGACGAACGAGTAA
- a CDS encoding KaiC domain-containing protein: MSDDDWFERALREAEQDDGDAGADDGEDATDAPNDGANDERQRGEDASDDEHGDAEPSDRPVDSGFASTEEGFDDIDDGSFGAGVGGDFDEAADDAGEPDTTGGDEFGGDEFGGPDGSGGVDDGADGETPDRSTGDAGSERSAEPDTPHDADPFGGVSEDPDGDVAPDPAPADGDGGPADDPFGDDFGAAMQGAPGTDGPGGGGGDDFDGGFGDFGGDFEGGFGGGEPGGGSPDFDEEEFESNIPRIDLGIEGLDEMILGGIPERSLMAVIGSAGTGKTTFALQFLNEVLEDGGNGIYITLEESREAILSTAEEKGWEFRRHAEADRLAVVAMDPIEMANSLDSIRDDISRLVTEFGADRLVLDSVSLLEMMYDHPSKRRSEVFDFARSLKEAGVTTMLTSEASEENAFASRHGIVEYLTDAVFVLRYVRPSDFRETRLAIEIQKIRDANHSRETKPYEIMDDGISVYRQANIF; the protein is encoded by the coding sequence GTGAGCGACGACGATTGGTTCGAACGCGCGCTCCGTGAGGCCGAGCAGGACGACGGCGATGCCGGAGCGGACGACGGCGAGGACGCCACTGACGCCCCCAACGACGGGGCGAACGACGAACGACAGCGCGGCGAGGACGCGTCCGACGACGAGCACGGGGACGCGGAACCGAGCGATCGCCCGGTCGATTCCGGATTCGCATCGACCGAGGAGGGGTTCGACGATATCGACGACGGCTCGTTCGGCGCCGGCGTCGGCGGTGACTTCGACGAGGCGGCCGACGACGCGGGGGAGCCCGACACTACCGGCGGCGACGAGTTCGGCGGCGACGAGTTCGGCGGCCCCGACGGGAGCGGCGGCGTCGACGACGGCGCCGACGGCGAGACTCCGGATCGATCGACTGGCGACGCGGGATCGGAGCGGTCGGCGGAGCCGGACACGCCGCACGACGCCGACCCCTTCGGCGGCGTGAGCGAAGATCCGGACGGGGACGTGGCTCCCGATCCCGCTCCCGCCGACGGGGACGGCGGTCCCGCGGACGATCCGTTCGGCGACGATTTCGGCGCGGCGATGCAGGGTGCACCCGGAACCGACGGGCCGGGAGGAGGCGGCGGCGACGACTTCGACGGCGGATTCGGGGACTTCGGCGGCGATTTCGAGGGCGGGTTCGGTGGCGGCGAGCCCGGCGGCGGCTCCCCCGACTTCGACGAGGAGGAGTTCGAGTCGAACATCCCTCGCATCGACCTCGGTATCGAGGGGCTCGACGAGATGATCCTCGGCGGCATTCCCGAGCGGTCGCTGATGGCCGTCATCGGGAGCGCGGGAACCGGAAAGACGACGTTCGCGCTCCAGTTCCTCAACGAGGTGCTGGAGGACGGCGGCAACGGCATCTACATCACGCTGGAGGAGTCGCGCGAGGCGATCCTCTCGACGGCCGAGGAGAAGGGCTGGGAGTTCCGCCGGCACGCCGAGGCGGACCGCCTCGCGGTCGTCGCGATGGACCCCATCGAGATGGCGAACTCGCTGGACTCCATCCGAGACGACATCTCCCGGCTCGTCACCGAGTTCGGGGCCGACCGCCTCGTGCTCGACTCCGTCTCCCTGCTTGAGATGATGTACGACCACCCGAGCAAGCGCCGCTCGGAGGTGTTCGACTTCGCGCGTTCGCTGAAGGAGGCGGGCGTGACGACGATGCTGACGAGCGAGGCCTCCGAGGAGAACGCCTTCGCCTCCCGCCACGGCATCGTGGAGTACCTCACCGACGCGGTGTTCGTCCTCCGGTACGTGCGCCCGTCGGACTTCCGGGAGACCCGTCTCGCGATCGAGATCCAGAAGATCCGCGACGCCAACCACTCGCGCGAGACGAAGCCCTACGAGATCATGGACGACGGGATCTCGGTGTATCGACAGGCGAACATCTTCTGA
- a CDS encoding NAD(+)/NADH kinase: MEVGIVAQKGNNRAAFLAEELRDRLHEVDVRVVVDEATADTLDLDGVPVAAMDGVDLVVSVGGDGTFLFAARGAGDVPILGVNLGEVGFLNAVAPDEAVDTVLAEVAAFRDDGMRVREAPRIAASCDGWRSEPAANEVVVQGGRRGRGGGVGYEVRVDGSLYSGGHADGVLVATPTGSTAYNLSEGGPLVHPSVDGLVVTEMCAEGGMPPLLADPDAAVSVTLTDADEAVVITDGRGQRTLDVPTDVTVAATEPPVRIAGPSSDFFEALGKLQ, from the coding sequence ATGGAAGTCGGGATCGTCGCCCAGAAGGGGAACAACCGCGCGGCGTTCCTCGCCGAGGAGCTGCGCGACAGGCTCCACGAGGTCGACGTGCGCGTCGTCGTCGACGAGGCGACCGCCGACACGCTCGATCTCGACGGGGTCCCCGTCGCCGCGATGGACGGCGTCGACCTCGTCGTCTCCGTCGGCGGCGACGGGACGTTCCTGTTCGCGGCCCGCGGCGCCGGCGACGTCCCGATACTCGGCGTGAACCTCGGCGAGGTGGGATTCCTCAACGCCGTCGCCCCCGATGAGGCCGTCGACACCGTGCTCGCGGAAGTCGCCGCCTTTCGCGACGACGGGATGCGGGTCCGCGAGGCACCCCGTATCGCCGCCAGCTGTGACGGCTGGCGCTCGGAACCGGCGGCCAACGAGGTCGTCGTCCAGGGCGGTCGCCGGGGCCGCGGCGGCGGCGTCGGCTACGAGGTTCGCGTCGACGGCTCGCTGTACTCCGGCGGCCACGCCGACGGCGTGCTCGTCGCGACCCCGACCGGGTCGACCGCGTACAACCTCTCGGAGGGCGGCCCCCTCGTCCACCCGTCGGTCGACGGCCTGGTCGTCACCGAGATGTGCGCCGAAGGGGGGATGCCGCCGCTGCTTGCGGACCCCGACGCCGCGGTGAGCGTCACGCTCACTGACGCTGACGAGGCGGTCGTCATCACCGACGGCCGGGGACAGCGCACCCTCGACGTACCCACGGACGTGACCGTCGCGGCGACCGAACCGCCGGTCAGGATCGCCGGCCCCTCCTCGGACTTCTTCGAGGCGCTCGGGAAACTGCAGTAA
- a CDS encoding HD domain-containing protein produces the protein MSDDSTGPAGAPDGSAPLPADLGDVFPSYDGIEDPGLRAGVRDAYALALAETEWDDLRAVPWLSDEQARLGLPDETNVEHVTDVAALATALADGLLDRRPDLGLDRDLVVAGALVHDISKLYEFSPEDAAHGDGTGDSAGDTAHDDGGSHGTDYYDLLGHPYVGVHVCEAAGLPVELSHIVLSHTGRTSVEPATLEAEVVKRADEVAAAAIRSRALADLRDA, from the coding sequence ATGAGCGACGACTCGACCGGCCCTGCGGGCGCTCCGGACGGTTCGGCTCCGCTACCTGCGGATCTCGGCGACGTGTTCCCGTCGTACGACGGGATCGAGGATCCCGGCCTTCGTGCCGGCGTTCGCGACGCGTATGCGCTCGCGCTTGCCGAGACCGAGTGGGACGACCTCCGGGCAGTCCCGTGGCTCTCGGACGAGCAGGCGCGCCTCGGGCTCCCCGACGAGACGAACGTCGAGCACGTCACCGACGTGGCCGCGCTGGCGACGGCGCTCGCTGACGGGCTGCTCGACCGTCGACCGGACCTCGGGCTCGACCGTGACCTCGTCGTCGCCGGCGCGCTCGTCCATGACATCAGCAAGCTGTACGAGTTCTCCCCCGAGGACGCCGCCCACGGCGACGGCACCGGAGACTCCGCCGGAGACACAGCGCACGACGACGGCGGCTCGCATGGCACCGACTACTACGACCTCCTCGGACACCCGTACGTCGGCGTCCACGTCTGTGAGGCGGCCGGGCTGCCGGTCGAACTGTCGCACATCGTGCTCTCGCACACCGGACGAACGAGCGTGGAGCCCGCGACGCTGGAGGCCGAGGTCGTGAAGCGCGCGGACGAGGTCGCCGCCGCGGCGATCCGATCGCGGGCGCTGGCGGACTTGCGCGACGCGTGA